In the genome of Halapricum salinum, one region contains:
- a CDS encoding LSM domain-containing protein translates to MSGRPLDVLEASLEEEVTVHLKDGEMFTGVLAGYDQHMNLVIEEGEDTTIIRGDNVVTISP, encoded by the coding sequence ATGAGTGGCCGACCGCTTGACGTACTCGAAGCGTCGCTCGAAGAGGAGGTAACGGTACACCTCAAAGACGGCGAGATGTTCACGGGCGTGCTGGCCGGGTACGACCAGCACATGAACCTCGTCATCGAAGAGGGCGAAGACACAACGATTATACGCGGCGATAACGTCGTCACGATTAGTCCATGA
- a CDS encoding Single-stranded DNA binding protein gives MNLDNEAEELASALGTDKQEVKRDLENLVSYSVPLEEAKQSLRRKYGDGGDSGGPEPESKDLANVTTEDSNVTVTGRILTLGKRSIRYQGADHTIYEGEIADATGKLSYTAWEDFGLAAGDTIRAGNAGVREWESNAELNLGESTSVETLDEPLDVPYEIGGDTDLIDVEPGDRGLNVEVSVVDSEQKVIDGRDGETTILSGVLGDETARLPFTDWDPHSEIEAGGSVRIENTYVREFRGSPSINVSEFSRVTALDREVEVAENAPRLSIKQALDSGGMFDVELLGNVIAVRDGSGLIERCPECGRIVQNDQCRTHGQVESVEDLRTKAILDDGSGTVTVILDDELTEVIYGGDVDDAREHARDAMDKEVVADAIREELVGREFRVRGTLSIDDYGANLNADEFAEVEDDPADRAAALLAEVDV, from the coding sequence ATGAATCTCGACAACGAGGCCGAGGAGCTCGCCTCCGCTCTCGGCACAGACAAACAGGAGGTCAAACGCGATCTGGAGAACCTGGTGTCCTACAGCGTCCCGCTGGAGGAAGCAAAGCAGAGTCTCCGCCGGAAGTACGGCGACGGCGGCGACAGCGGCGGGCCCGAACCCGAGAGCAAGGACCTGGCCAACGTGACGACCGAGGACTCGAACGTCACCGTCACGGGCCGGATCCTGACCCTCGGCAAGCGCTCGATCCGCTATCAGGGCGCTGATCACACGATCTACGAGGGCGAGATTGCCGACGCGACTGGCAAACTCTCTTACACTGCATGGGAGGACTTCGGACTGGCAGCCGGTGACACCATCCGCGCTGGAAACGCCGGCGTCCGCGAGTGGGAGAGCAACGCCGAACTCAACCTCGGCGAATCGACGAGCGTCGAGACGCTCGACGAGCCACTCGACGTCCCCTACGAGATCGGCGGCGACACCGATCTGATCGACGTCGAACCCGGCGACCGCGGTCTCAACGTCGAGGTCAGCGTCGTCGACTCCGAACAGAAGGTCATCGACGGCCGCGACGGTGAAACGACGATTCTCAGCGGCGTCCTGGGCGACGAGACGGCCCGCCTGCCGTTCACTGACTGGGACCCTCACTCCGAGATTGAAGCTGGCGGGTCCGTCCGCATCGAGAACACCTACGTCCGAGAGTTCCGGGGCTCGCCCTCGATCAACGTCTCGGAGTTTTCGCGTGTCACAGCGCTCGACCGCGAGGTCGAGGTCGCCGAGAACGCACCTCGGCTATCGATAAAGCAGGCGCTCGACTCCGGCGGGATGTTCGACGTCGAGTTGCTGGGCAACGTTATCGCGGTTCGGGACGGCTCGGGATTGATCGAGCGCTGTCCCGAGTGTGGACGCATCGTCCAGAACGACCAGTGTCGAACCCACGGGCAGGTCGAGTCGGTCGAAGACCTCCGGACCAAGGCGATCCTCGACGACGGTTCGGGGACCGTGACGGTCATTCTGGACGACGAACTCACCGAAGTAATATACGGGGGAGACGTCGACGACGCCCGCGAGCACGCCCGCGACGCGATGGACAAGGAAGTCGTCGCCGACGCCATCCGTGAGGAACTGGTCGGCAGGGAGTTCCGCGTCCGGGGGACGCTGAGTATCGACGACTACGGCGCGAACCTCAACGCCGACGAGTTCGCCGAGGTCGAGGACGACCCCGCAGACCGCGCCGCGGCGCTGCTCGCGGAGGTGGACGTATGA
- a CDS encoding DUF420 domain-containing protein, translating into MQTTIRRRLPLVTGLLTVVSLVAVVAAVRQAIPDALLPPVPHSILAAIPHLNALLSAAAIVTIIAGWRSIQADDVDRHRRLMLTSLGLFLGFLALYLLRVAIEGPTSFGGPEWLKLWVYYPILGVHMLLAIVCIPLVYHVLLLGLTHAPAELSETLHPRLGRIAATLWLISFSLGIVVYLMLYVLPL; encoded by the coding sequence ATGCAGACGACGATTCGCCGTCGACTCCCACTGGTCACCGGACTGTTGACTGTCGTCTCGCTCGTGGCTGTCGTCGCGGCTGTCAGGCAAGCGATCCCGGACGCGCTCCTGCCGCCGGTCCCACATTCGATCCTCGCTGCGATCCCACACCTCAACGCCCTTCTCAGTGCAGCGGCCATCGTCACGATCATCGCTGGTTGGCGATCGATCCAGGCTGACGACGTCGACCGACATCGACGGCTGATGCTCACGAGCCTGGGTCTCTTTCTGGGCTTTCTCGCGCTGTATCTGCTCCGGGTCGCGATCGAAGGGCCGACATCCTTCGGGGGTCCCGAGTGGCTGAAACTCTGGGTCTACTACCCGATTCTTGGGGTTCACATGCTGCTCGCGATCGTCTGTATCCCACTGGTCTACCACGTCCTCCTGCTGGGGTTGACCCACGCTCCTGCCGAGCTTTCTGAGACCCTGCACCCGCGGCTCGGACGGATCGCGGCGACGCTGTGGCTGATCTCGTTCTCGCTGGGGATCGTCGTCTACCTCATGCTGTACGTTCTGCCACTGTGA
- a CDS encoding DUF7130 family rubredoxin-like protein: protein MDRSAETDVDVTFGTEIYDQKGNRLGTVRGFDEHGFFVSTDQGITALSGEHISSGIAGEAELTWRCYECGAIGDIEELPEDGCPDCGAPQEDIYYHLQD, encoded by the coding sequence ATGGATCGCTCCGCAGAGACGGACGTCGACGTGACTTTCGGTACGGAAATATACGACCAGAAGGGCAACCGCCTCGGAACGGTCCGAGGGTTCGACGAACACGGCTTCTTCGTGAGCACCGACCAGGGGATCACTGCACTCTCGGGAGAGCACATATCCTCTGGTATCGCCGGCGAGGCTGAGTTGACCTGGCGCTGTTACGAATGTGGGGCGATCGGCGACATCGAGGAACTGCCAGAGGACGGCTGCCCGGACTGCGGTGCGCCCCAGGAAGACATCTATTACCACCTCCAGGATTGA
- a CDS encoding DUF5783 family protein: protein MTSFDPEKFEDKYEHYFTELQQAYKQAFDAMSDRHSSDLVHGVDQRVLAESEPFYEGDGQFRVELPEDAVARLTGEFPLSDAELQEVYDEYTDEIERQLRSVFDLE, encoded by the coding sequence ATGACCAGTTTCGACCCCGAGAAGTTCGAGGACAAGTACGAACACTACTTCACCGAACTCCAGCAGGCGTACAAGCAGGCGTTCGACGCCATGTCCGACCGCCACAGCTCCGATCTCGTCCACGGTGTCGACCAGCGCGTCCTCGCCGAGAGCGAACCCTTCTACGAGGGCGACGGCCAGTTCCGCGTCGAGCTGCCCGAGGACGCCGTCGCACGCCTCACTGGGGAGTTCCCGCTCTCGGACGCCGAACTCCAGGAAGTCTACGACGAGTACACCGACGAGATCGAACGCCAGTTGCGGTCGGTGTTCGATCTCGAATAG
- a CDS encoding 50S ribosomal protein L37e: MTGAGTPSQGKKNQTTHVKCRRCGNKSYHVKKGVCASCGFGKSAKRREYEWQSKAGE, encoded by the coding sequence ATGACTGGTGCAGGAACTCCGAGCCAGGGCAAGAAGAACCAGACCACACACGTCAAATGCCGACGCTGTGGAAACAAGTCCTATCACGTCAAGAAGGGCGTCTGCGCGTCCTGTGGCTTCGGCAAATCGGCGAAGCGACGTGAGTACGAGTGGCAGAGCAAAGCAGGCGAATAG
- a CDS encoding ketopantoate reductase family protein, producing MTVVVFGAGSLGSLLGGLLARTDDVTLVGRDPHVSTVREHGLSIEGEIRETATPDAATEIPADLSSVDLALVTVKSYDTAEAARALQACEPEIVLTVQNGLGNEQTLAQTLDSTVLAGTCTYGALLTEPGVVRCTGLGEVVLGARDGSHSPTADRVGAAFEQAGIEATVASDMPRRLWEKLAVNAGINATTALARIENGALAAGPARDVATAAARETARVARAAEIDLTDDDAVAAVQSVAASTADNESSMYQDLQQGRRTEIDAINGAVVDRASEPVPVNETLTSLVRAWEDARDIRKI from the coding sequence ATGACGGTCGTCGTCTTCGGCGCTGGCAGTCTCGGTAGTTTGCTCGGTGGTCTCCTCGCGCGGACCGACGACGTCACGCTCGTCGGACGCGACCCGCACGTCTCGACGGTCCGTGAACACGGGCTCTCGATCGAGGGTGAGATTCGCGAGACTGCCACTCCAGACGCTGCGACCGAGATTCCGGCCGATCTATCGAGTGTCGACCTCGCGCTCGTTACGGTCAAGAGCTACGACACCGCAGAGGCCGCCCGAGCGTTGCAGGCGTGCGAACCCGAAATCGTCCTCACAGTCCAGAACGGCCTCGGAAACGAACAGACGCTCGCACAAACGCTCGATTCGACGGTCCTCGCGGGGACGTGCACCTACGGCGCGTTGCTCACGGAACCGGGAGTCGTCCGGTGTACCGGTCTCGGCGAGGTCGTGCTGGGCGCCCGTGATGGTAGTCACTCGCCTACTGCAGACCGGGTCGGCGCCGCGTTCGAGCAAGCCGGAATCGAGGCGACAGTCGCGAGCGACATGCCGCGACGGCTCTGGGAGAAACTGGCCGTCAACGCCGGTATCAACGCCACGACGGCGCTGGCTCGGATCGAAAACGGTGCACTGGCTGCCGGGCCGGCGCGGGATGTGGCGACAGCCGCAGCCCGTGAGACTGCGCGAGTCGCTCGGGCGGCCGAGATCGACCTCACCGACGACGATGCCGTCGCTGCCGTCCAGTCGGTGGCTGCCTCGACCGCTGACAACGAATCATCGATGTATCAGGACCTCCAGCAGGGGCGTCGAACCGAGATTGACGCGATCAACGGCGCTGTCGTCGATCGTGCCTCCGAACCAGTGCCCGTCAACGAGACACTCACGTCGCTCGTTCGGGCGTGGGAAGACGCGCGGGATATCCGCAAAATTTAG
- a CDS encoding ATP-binding response regulator — MATRPQVLFVRNPDGGGHLAAALKDAGLDVVTAESARSAATTLEARTPQCVVSQYAVPPESGTETDGGATVREAVTSIDPDLPFILVSDIEHYDDAREQFDEDIFGYVPLREDTDTVKLLLRQIQSAISQLPARRRAAMQAQINEVIRQVNGTLVRARDREEIEQSVVDVLTQSHRYRWACLASVDTQAGTAAPRTGGRGGADEGWRDRDRERALTIAHQQPLVEAKEEGETVVSRLTTERTLPGEDAGTVTQMESVFAVPLDYEGSHYGVLAVYSNRASAFQTDERRALREAARNVALAIHAAEARVELRERTRALKRQHDRLEEFARVISHELRHPLQVAMGRLEIVEDVANGEDLLFDQIDTIERNHTQMEQLIDDLVALARENARQHESEPTSLPVTARRAAGMVDGPGPTLRIDTEAFVDADPERLRHLFEVVFEFAVDRAGDTATLGVERLDSDAGFAVVSTDDALPDADPEELFQMHPEPSDARRISMRIIMNIIESHDWSFDVESRGEETRFVFTNVEFI; from the coding sequence ATGGCAACACGGCCGCAAGTGTTGTTCGTCCGGAATCCGGACGGGGGTGGACATCTGGCTGCCGCGCTGAAAGACGCCGGGCTGGACGTCGTCACCGCCGAGAGCGCACGCTCGGCAGCGACGACACTCGAAGCACGAACGCCACAGTGTGTCGTCAGTCAGTACGCTGTGCCGCCCGAGTCAGGCACGGAGACAGACGGTGGCGCCACCGTCCGCGAGGCCGTCACCTCGATCGATCCCGACCTCCCGTTCATCCTGGTCTCGGACATCGAACACTACGACGACGCACGTGAACAGTTCGACGAGGACATCTTCGGATACGTCCCGTTACGCGAGGACACCGACACAGTCAAACTCCTGTTACGGCAGATCCAGTCGGCGATCTCCCAGCTTCCCGCTCGCCGCCGCGCCGCGATGCAGGCTCAGATCAACGAGGTCATCCGACAGGTCAACGGGACGCTCGTTCGCGCCCGCGACCGCGAGGAGATCGAGCAGTCGGTCGTCGACGTCCTCACCCAGTCTCATCGCTATCGCTGGGCCTGTCTGGCGAGTGTTGACACCCAGGCCGGGACCGCAGCCCCGCGAACGGGGGGTCGCGGCGGTGCTGACGAGGGCTGGCGCGACCGCGACCGCGAGCGTGCGCTAACGATCGCCCACCAGCAACCGCTCGTCGAGGCCAAAGAGGAGGGCGAGACCGTTGTCTCTCGACTCACGACCGAACGCACCCTCCCTGGCGAGGATGCCGGGACAGTCACCCAGATGGAGTCGGTGTTCGCGGTCCCGCTTGATTACGAGGGGAGCCACTACGGCGTGTTGGCAGTCTACTCGAATCGCGCCAGTGCCTTCCAGACCGACGAACGCCGGGCTTTGCGCGAGGCCGCTCGCAACGTCGCGCTCGCGATCCACGCCGCCGAAGCCCGCGTCGAACTGCGCGAGCGGACCCGAGCACTGAAACGCCAGCACGACCGGCTGGAGGAGTTCGCCCGCGTGATCTCTCACGAGCTGCGCCATCCCCTCCAGGTCGCGATGGGGCGATTAGAGATTGTCGAGGACGTGGCCAACGGCGAGGATCTGCTGTTCGATCAGATCGACACGATCGAGCGCAACCACACCCAGATGGAGCAACTGATCGACGATCTGGTGGCGCTGGCCCGCGAGAACGCCCGTCAGCACGAATCCGAACCGACGAGTCTCCCCGTCACTGCTCGGCGCGCGGCCGGGATGGTCGACGGGCCGGGACCGACGTTGCGGATCGACACCGAGGCGTTCGTCGACGCCGATCCCGAACGACTGCGACATCTCTTCGAAGTCGTCTTCGAGTTCGCGGTCGATAGAGCCGGCGACACGGCGACCCTCGGCGTCGAACGCCTCGACAGCGACGCCGGCTTCGCGGTCGTCTCGACCGACGACGCCCTCCCCGACGCCGACCCCGAAGAGCTGTTCCAGATGCACCCCGAGCCCAGCGATGCGCGCCGCATCTCGATGCGGATCATCATGAATATCATCGAGTCACACGACTGGTCGTTCGACGTCGAGTCACGCGGCGAAGAGACCCGATTCGTCTTCACCAACGTCGAGTTCATCTGA
- a CDS encoding 2,5-diamino-6-(ribosylamino)-4(3H)-pyrimidinone 5'-phosphate reductase yields the protein MHVVVNAAMSADGKLSTREREQIAISGPDDFERVDSLRADSDAVMVGVGTVLADDPSLTVDSATRIEARTDQGKPPQPARIVADSSLRTPLDARILDDAAETILLVSDAVADSRVSALEDDGVTVVTAGDGRVDLRAAFAELEAMGLDQVMVEGGGELIFSLFEADLLDELSVFVGSVVIGGRDAPTLADGDGFVADFSRLELRTVERLDDGVLLRYDVQ from the coding sequence ATGCACGTGGTCGTCAACGCCGCGATGAGTGCCGACGGCAAGCTCTCGACGCGCGAACGCGAACAGATCGCTATCAGCGGCCCCGACGACTTCGAGCGCGTCGATTCGCTCCGGGCCGACAGCGACGCCGTCATGGTCGGCGTCGGCACTGTCCTCGCTGACGATCCCTCGCTGACCGTCGACTCGGCGACTCGGATCGAGGCTCGTACTGACCAGGGAAAGCCACCACAGCCGGCCCGGATCGTCGCCGATTCCTCGCTCCGGACCCCCCTCGACGCTCGGATCCTCGACGACGCGGCCGAGACGATCCTGCTGGTCAGCGACGCGGTCGCCGACTCGCGGGTATCCGCGCTCGAGGACGACGGCGTGACCGTCGTCACGGCAGGCGATGGTCGCGTCGACCTCCGAGCAGCGTTCGCCGAACTCGAAGCGATGGGTCTCGACCAGGTGATGGTCGAAGGTGGCGGCGAACTCATCTTCTCGCTGTTCGAGGCCGACCTCCTCGACGAGCTCTCGGTGTTCGTCGGTTCGGTGGTCATCGGCGGTCGCGACGCCCCGACCCTCGCCGACGGCGACGGATTCGTCGCTGACTTTTCCCGACTCGAGCTCCGGACCGTCGAGCGACTGGACGACGGCGTCCTGCTGCGCTACGACGTCCAGTAA
- a CDS encoding iron-sulfur cluster biogenesis protein NfuA, with protein sequence MSTESEDGTSDLEDRIANFLRRNFPQIQMHGGNAAIQELDPEKGEVTIALGGACSGCGISPMTIQAIKTRMTKEIPEIDTVHANTGGGGGMGAGADSPSVPGESRGGSIGGEDDEGPQAPF encoded by the coding sequence ATGAGCACTGAGAGTGAAGACGGCACGAGCGACCTCGAAGACCGCATCGCGAACTTCCTGCGCCGGAACTTCCCACAGATCCAGATGCACGGCGGCAACGCCGCGATCCAGGAACTCGATCCCGAGAAGGGCGAAGTCACGATCGCGCTGGGCGGCGCCTGCAGCGGCTGTGGCATCTCGCCGATGACTATTCAGGCCATCAAGACGCGCATGACCAAGGAGATCCCCGAGATCGACACCGTCCACGCCAACACCGGCGGTGGCGGCGGCATGGGTGCAGGCGCGGATAGCCCGTCTGTTCCCGGCGAGTCCCGCGGCGGCAGCATCGGCGGCGAGGACGACGAAGGCCCCCAGGCCCCGTTCTAA
- a CDS encoding cryptochrome/photolyase family protein — protein sequence MTVLVLGDQLTATRGPLSRRPDDRVLMIEATEFARRHPYHPHKLTLVFSAMRHFRDDLRARGRSVDYRQVETFADGIDAHLREHPGDELVVMRPPSYRGGNRLRDLVDEHDGSLDVVQNDLFLCSSESFDEWAGDRSSYRHEDFYRFVRRETGYLMEGGDPVGGQWNYDDQNRETPPDGYEPPEPPAFEPDETTREVVEWVTETFAGEYDEPPYGGDWADPEPFRWPVTQEQARAVLDHFVTERLDDFGPYQDAMRTDSWAMHHSLLSAALNLGVIHPRRILDRVTNAAEERDVPLNSVEGFVRQVLGWREFMRHVYRREMPDLASANQLDQTEPLPELFWTGETDMACLSDVVDGVRERGYSHHIERLMILSNFATLLGVEPQALNRWFHAAYVDAYHWVTTPNVVGMGTFGSAVLSTKPYVSSANYVDTMSDYCNDCHFYKTKATGERACPFNSLYWDFLDRNADKLRNNHRMNLVYSHLDDKDEAEIETIRDRAASLRERARRGDL from the coding sequence ATGACTGTCCTCGTCCTCGGCGACCAACTCACGGCCACGCGCGGGCCACTTTCCCGACGGCCCGACGACCGCGTCCTCATGATCGAGGCCACGGAATTCGCGCGCCGGCACCCCTACCATCCGCACAAGCTCACGCTCGTCTTCAGCGCCATGCGTCACTTCCGGGACGACCTTCGTGCCCGTGGTCGATCGGTCGACTACCGACAGGTCGAAACCTTCGCGGACGGCATCGACGCGCATCTCCGGGAGCATCCAGGCGACGAACTGGTCGTCATGCGACCCCCGAGCTATCGGGGCGGCAATCGACTTCGTGATCTCGTCGACGAGCACGACGGTTCACTCGACGTCGTCCAGAACGACCTGTTTCTCTGCTCGTCCGAGTCCTTCGACGAGTGGGCCGGCGATCGTTCGAGCTACCGCCACGAGGACTTCTACCGCTTCGTGCGTCGCGAGACTGGCTACCTGATGGAAGGCGGCGACCCCGTCGGCGGCCAGTGGAACTACGACGACCAGAACCGCGAGACGCCACCCGACGGATACGAACCACCAGAGCCGCCCGCCTTCGAACCCGACGAGACGACTCGTGAAGTAGTCGAGTGGGTCACTGAGACCTTCGCTGGGGAGTACGACGAACCTCCTTACGGCGGAGACTGGGCCGACCCCGAGCCGTTCCGCTGGCCGGTCACCCAGGAACAGGCCCGGGCGGTGCTCGACCACTTCGTGACCGAACGCCTGGACGACTTCGGTCCCTACCAGGACGCGATGCGCACCGACTCGTGGGCCATGCACCACTCGCTACTGTCAGCCGCGCTCAATCTCGGAGTCATCCACCCACGCAGGATACTCGATCGGGTGACGAACGCTGCAGAGGAGCGAGACGTGCCGCTGAACAGCGTCGAAGGATTCGTTCGGCAGGTACTGGGCTGGCGGGAGTTCATGCGCCACGTCTACCGCCGGGAGATGCCCGATCTCGCGAGTGCGAACCAACTCGACCAGACCGAGCCCCTTCCCGAGTTGTTCTGGACCGGCGAAACCGATATGGCCTGCCTGAGCGACGTCGTCGACGGCGTCCGCGAGCGCGGCTACTCCCATCACATCGAGCGGCTGATGATCCTCTCGAACTTCGCGACGCTGCTAGGGGTCGAACCACAGGCGCTCAACCGCTGGTTTCACGCCGCCTACGTCGACGCCTACCACTGGGTGACGACCCCGAACGTCGTCGGCATGGGCACCTTTGGCTCGGCCGTCCTCTCGACCAAGCCCTACGTCTCCTCGGCCAACTACGTCGATACAATGAGTGACTATTGCAACGACTGCCACTTCTACAAGACCAAGGCCACGGGCGAGCGCGCCTGTCCCTTTAATTCGCTGTACTGGGACTTTCTCGATCGAAACGCCGACAAGCTCCGAAACAACCATCGGATGAACCTCGTCTACAGCCACCTCGACGACAAAGACGAGGCGGAAATCGAGACGATTCGAGATCGGGCCGCGTCACTCCGGGAACGCGCCCGCCGAGGCGATCTCTGA
- the purF gene encoding amidophosphoribosyltransferase, translating into MHEKCGVVGISLEDRSAARPLYYSLYALQHRGQESAGIVTHDGFQQHSHVEMGLVGDVFDEDDLAQLNGSNGIGHVRYPTAGSVNACCAQPFSVSFKSGSLGLSHNGNLVNTPDIRSELADLGHAFTSDGDTEVIAHDLARNLLESDLVRAVKRTMNRIHGSYSLTIMHDDTVLGVRDPQGNRPLCIGDLGDGYVLASESAAIDTLDGELVRDVQPGELVVLHPDGTGYDTYQLVDADSTAHCFFEHVYFARPDSNIDEKLVYDVRRELGRKLYEENGIDTDVVLPVPDSGRAFASGYADAAQDAGADVDFAEGLMKNRYVGRTFIMPTQDERERAVRLKLNPIKNTVEGKSVTLIDDSIVRGTTSTQLVQLMRDAGAEEVHVRIGAPPIIAPCYMGIDMASREELIAADKSIEEIREEIKADSLSYLSIDAIADALDSTRGDLCLGCVTGEYPYDIEDEATDREVNRPTIEPSPADD; encoded by the coding sequence ATGCACGAGAAGTGCGGCGTTGTCGGCATCTCTCTGGAGGATCGTAGCGCCGCCCGACCGCTTTACTACTCTCTGTATGCTCTCCAGCACCGCGGCCAGGAGTCTGCCGGAATCGTCACCCACGACGGCTTCCAGCAGCACTCCCACGTCGAGATGGGGTTGGTCGGTGACGTCTTCGACGAGGACGATCTGGCGCAGTTGAACGGCTCGAACGGTATCGGCCACGTCCGCTATCCCACGGCCGGCAGCGTCAACGCCTGCTGTGCCCAGCCATTTTCGGTGTCGTTCAAGTCCGGATCGCTCGGGCTGAGCCACAACGGTAACCTCGTCAATACACCGGATATTCGTTCGGAACTGGCCGATCTGGGTCACGCCTTCACGTCCGACGGCGACACCGAGGTCATCGCACACGATCTCGCCCGGAACCTGCTCGAATCCGATCTCGTCCGTGCGGTCAAGCGCACGATGAACCGAATCCACGGGTCCTACTCGCTGACGATCATGCACGACGACACCGTCCTCGGCGTTCGAGACCCCCAGGGCAATCGTCCGCTGTGTATCGGCGACCTGGGCGACGGCTACGTCCTCGCATCAGAATCGGCCGCCATCGACACGCTCGACGGCGAACTCGTGCGGGACGTCCAACCGGGCGAACTGGTCGTGCTGCATCCCGACGGAACAGGCTACGACACCTACCAGCTCGTCGACGCTGACTCGACGGCCCACTGTTTCTTCGAGCACGTCTACTTCGCGCGCCCGGACTCGAACATCGACGAGAAGCTCGTCTACGACGTCCGGCGCGAACTCGGACGCAAACTCTACGAGGAGAACGGTATCGACACCGACGTCGTCCTCCCCGTCCCGGACTCAGGCCGGGCATTTGCCTCGGGGTACGCCGACGCGGCACAGGACGCCGGCGCGGACGTCGACTTCGCAGAGGGCTTGATGAAGAACCGCTACGTCGGGCGAACGTTCATCATGCCGACCCAGGACGAGCGCGAACGCGCGGTCCGGCTGAAGCTCAACCCGATCAAGAACACTGTCGAAGGCAAAAGCGTCACGCTGATCGACGACTCGATCGTCCGCGGGACGACTTCGACCCAGCTCGTTCAACTGATGCGCGACGCCGGTGCAGAGGAGGTCCACGTTCGGATCGGTGCGCCACCGATCATCGCCCCCTGTTACATGGGGATCGACATGGCTTCGCGCGAGGAGTTGATCGCCGCCGACAAGTCGATCGAAGAGATCCGCGAGGAGATCAAGGCCGACAGCCTGTCGTACCTGTCGATCGACGCGATCGCGGACGCGCTCGACAGCACCCGGGGCGACCTCTGTCTCGGCTGTGTCACTGGCGAGTATCCCTACGATATCGAGGACGAGGCGACAGATCGTGAGGTCAATCGACCGACGATCGAACCGTCGCCGGCCGACGACTGA